CGAAGGTGTGATCGCCATCGGTGCTGCCTCACGCGGGCGCATGGACCTGGCGATCACCAGCACGCTGGAATCGAGCGGGCAATTGATGTTGTTCGTGCTGCCGGTGCTGGTGCTGATCGGCTGGCCACTGGGACGTTTTTTGCACCTGAGCGTTCCGCTCAGCGCACTGGGCTGCACGGGGATCGCCGTGCTGGCCGTGCACTGGATCACCGAGAACAACCAACTGGACTGGTACGAGGGCGTACAGCTGATCACGCTGTATGGCGTGATCCTGCTTGGCTGTCTGTTGCTCTAACTCAACCCTTCGTGCGCAACGCTCCGACGATCCAAACCAGCACGAACGCCAGCGAAGAGACACCCAGATAGATCAACACCCACTTCTGAACCGTGGCGATCTCCCAGCCAAACAACAGACCATCGGCCGCATCCCCCGCCGTTGTGAAGGCAAAGGTGATGAGGCTCTGGAGAGCGGCCATCAGGCGAAACGCGAAGATCAGACCATGCTGCCGCGAAACAAGCGATGACGACCTTTCCCGCCACGGTGATGCTGCTGGGCAGTGGAGAACTCGGCAAAGAAGTGGCGATCGCAGCCCAGCGCCTGGGCTGCAGGGTGATCGCCTGTGATCGCTACGACAACGCCCCAGCGATGCAGGTGGCGGACGTGGCGGAAGTGCTGCCGATGACGGAACCGGAGGCTCTCCTGGAAGTGGTTCGCCGCCACCGTCCAACGGTGGTGATTCCTGAAATCGAAGCCCTGGCCGTGAATGCACTGGCAGAACTGGAGGACGACGGCATCACCGTGATCCCGACAGCCCGGGCCACCGCCGTCACAATGAACCGGGACCGCATTCGCGATCTTGCCGCCGGAGAACTCGGGCTGCGCACGGCGCGATTCGCCTACGCCGCGAGCGCGGAAGAGCTCCATCAAGCGGCGGAACCGCTGGGCTGGCCGGTGGTGGTCAAGCCGGTCATGAGCTCATCCGGAAAAGGACAGAGCGTGGTGGAACGGGCAGAGGATCTTGATCAAGCCTGGGAAGCCGCCATGGCCAATGCCCGGGGCACATCGGCCCAGGTGATCGTTGAGGAGTTTCTGCGTTTTGACTTGGAAATCACTCTGCTGACCATCCGACAGCGGGAGGGCTCCACCCTGTTCTGCCCGCCCATCGGTCATGAGCAGGTCAACGGGGACTACCAGTGCAGCTGGCAGCCCGCTGCACTGAGTGCACGGCAATTGGAACAAGCCCAAGCCATGGCACGCACCGTCACGGACAACCTCGGTGGGGCCGGACTGTTCGGTGTCGAATTCTTCCTGTGCGGTGATGAGGTGATTTTTTCGGAGCTCTCACCCCGTCCCCATGACACCGGGCTGGTCACCCTGATCAGCCAGAACCTCAGTGAATTCGAGTTGCATCTGAGGGCCGTTCTGGGTCTGCCAATCCCCGCAATCCACTGCACAGAGGCGGCGGCGAGCCGCGTGATCCTGGCTGACTGCCATGGCAGTCGCGTCAGCTTTGAGGGCTTGGAGGAGGCCTTGAGCCAACCCGACACCAATGTCCTGCTGTTCGGCAAAGCCCAGCCCCGTCCAGGACGGCGCATGGGCGTTGCCCTGGCCCGCGGCAAAGACCGAACGGAGGCTCAGGCCAAAGCAGACCGCAGTGCTGCAGCGGTCACGCTTCAGATCGAGGACTGATCAAGGCGTGAGCGGGCGCTGAGGAATCGGTAGTGCTGGAGTCCTTCCAGCACGCCGGGTAAGCGCGAGCGATTGGCGAAGTAGACCCGCTGCTGTTGTCGGCAACCGTCCAGGCACGGGTCATGGTCAGCTGGCACCACTGCCGCCGGGAGACCCTGCACCAATTCCACATCCCCTTGCTGACTGGCTACCACCAGGAACTGCTCGAGCGGCAACTTCCAGCGCAGTGACAGGAAACGGATCGCCTCGCTGCGGGATGCACGCAGCGGCAGCACATCCAGGAACCAATGACAGCGCAGGTGGGGGCGAGCGGACTGACCGTGCTGGCGCAGACGCTGGCGAATCAGGGGAAGCACGGAAGGGCCGGGCTGACGCAGGAGATAACTGACCTTGAATTGCCCCTGATTCTCAGGTTTCTGAAGCTCCATGTGATCGGCCAGATCAGCGAGGATCTGCTCGACCGTCACACGCGACCAATCAACGCCGATCTGGGCTTCCCAGAAACGATCAGCCACCTGATCCTGGCCGTAATGAATCTGCGTTCCCGCCTGGGTGATCCAGACCTGAGGATCCGGCAGGTGCAGCTCAGCGAAGCGTTGGCGGGCTGCGGCCAAGCAACGACCGGTGATGATTCCCAGCCCAGTGCGGGCCGCCTGAGCAGCGGGCGCGTTCAGCTGTTGCCGCAGGGTTTGCAGGTCCTCAGCCGCCGGTTGTTCCAGGCTGCTGTCGAGATCCAGCAGAAGCAATCGTGATCCCAGAGGACTGTGCGAAGAATCCTGCTGAATCAGCTGAGACGTTGCCGTCACGACGTTGGAACGCTTGAGCCGCTCCTGCATGAGGGCCATGTAGCTGCAGACATGGGCATCCCAGCTGTAGTGGCGACTGACCGCCTCAACACCGTTGTCACTCCAGCGTCGCCAGCGATTGCGATCAGCTCCCGCTCGCTCGAGGCCGTCCTGAACTGATTCCAGGTCAGTCACATCCACCAGCAGACCGTTGTCACAGCGGCGCAGAATCTCGCGTGGACCACCGTCATCCGTGGCCACCATCGGCAAACCGGAGGCGGCCGCCTCCAGGAGCGTGAGCCCAAACGGTTCGGTCAGCGCAGGATTCACAAACAAACCCTGGCGAGCCGCGGCCCAGCGATAGATCGCTGGCACCTGATCACGGCGGTGCTGCTTGGGGTACGCCACCGATCCATAGAGGTCATAGCGATCAACCAGTTCGAAGATCTGGTGGAACACCTCCCGTTGCTGCCGATCCATTTGACGGGAGTCCTCTCGTGTGCCGAGCACCAGCACCAGGTTGTGCCGCTCACGCAACAAAGCGGAGCGACCGAAGGCCTCGACCAAGGCAGGAATGTTCTTGCGACGATCGGCCCTGCAGATCGCCAGCAGGGGAGGTCGATCGGGATCGCGTAGAAAAGAGCTCAACAACTCGGAGACCTCTGCAGACTCATCGGCACTGCCCAGAGGGTGGAAGCGTCTTGCATCCACACCGGGAGGAACCACCTGGGCACGCTCCGACTTGAAGCGTCCATAGCGGGAATACTGTTCGTCGCGCTCCTGTCGCGTGCTGGTGATCACGAGATCGGCATGGGCCAGCGCCAGTTCCTCGGCATCAATGCGCCTGCTGATCGAATACGACTGTTCGATCTGCTCGTGATCGCCACCGGCCGCCAGCAATCGGCGCAGTTTCTCGCGACCGAGGGAATGCCCCGTAAACACAAGGGGAATCCCAAGCCGACGACTCACCAGTGCACCCACATAGCCAGCATCGGCGTAATGGGCGTGGATCCAATCAGGGCGATTCTCCGAAACCTGAAGATGACGAACCAACTGATCAGCCAATTCGTCGAGATAGGGCCAGAGCTGTTCTTTGCGTAAATAACGGCGCGGCCCAAAGCTGAAGCGACGGATCGACGCACCAGGTGCGATGGATTCCTGCGGTTGCGCGTAATCCAGAGACATCCGACGGTCCTGGATTAACCGCGTCACCACCTCAACGTGATCCACCTCAGCGCGATTGGCGAGGCTGCGCGCAAGCTCGAGAACGTAGAGGGTCTGACCACCGGTGTCCGCGTCTCGGCCAAGTTCCAGATCATGGGATCGAAACAGGCCATGGAGATGCAGATGCAGCAGCTTCAGTCCCAAAATTCCTCCAACACGCGCAGGAACAGGTCCTGGCGTCCTGTTCAAGGATTAGGGGATGCGGCGATTGGAAACGTAAAAACAATCTGAGAAGTTTTTTTAGGCGTTGTTAGACAAGCCCAAACATTCGGTAATGACTGAACTCTCGCAACTCAGAACCTGAAAAAATCAGCGGATCCAATATTGAGATTCAGATACAAAATGCTTGATTGACCCCACCAATTGTTGTAACGAATCTCATAAATTTGGGGTGACATCGACAAGCGGCACCCGTTCATTTCCCCAGCCACCGGTGCTGAAACGGAATGAATCAGACAACCCAAATTGTTCGTTGATCCAGGCCAGGATCAATGGGGCAAGAACGGGCGCCTCCTCGGCATCACTCGGAGCCCAGAGATTGAAGTGATCGCCACCGGAGGCCAACACGATGCGATGACCGTTGGCCATTGGCTGACCGTTGCGCAAGGGGACAACCGCCTCCGGGTCCGAAGGCACCACCCAGTCACGGGTGCCACTGACCAGCAGCACCTTGGCGTGCATCGCAGGACCACTCGACGCATCAAAGAGCAATCGCAGAGGCGGGCTCACCACAACAGCGGTCCGAACCCTGGGATCGGCCAGAGATCCCTGGTCAGCTCCATCCAGCCAGCTGCACTGCAACAACCAGCTGAGGTTGCGATCGGGATCGTTGGGATCCTGGCAACGGACAGCGAGCTGTCTGCTGGTGGTTTGCAATCCACTCAACTGAAGGGCGGCTGTGGCACCCCACGAGTGGCCAACAACCGCAACGGCATCGGTGTCAACGCTGAACTCCGACAAGAGCTGACCGGCATCCACGGCATCGATCAGCGCGCTGACATCCATCGGACGCAGTCGCAGCTCCTCCGACGACGGTGGAGGCTGTTCACCCTGAAGAAGCGCTCGCTGCTGCTCCGCATCACTGCCGGGATGACGGGGTAACAACACGGCAAAGCCATGGGCCGCCAACAAATGCGCCCAGCCTTCAAAACTGGCCGGCTCATCCCAGAGGCCGTGGGAAATCACCACCAGACGACCATTGGAGGATCGCTTGGGGGTGATCACCGTCACCTCCAGAGGCCGGCCGCGATGGGCGACGGCAACGGATCGCTGATCGCGATTCCAACCGGAATCAAAGCCGGCCATCACCTCGGCAGAGACCGGTGTGGCTGACGTGGCTTGCTGCACTAATGCCCGGGCATCATCCTGATTGCGGCGCAGGCGATTGGCGTAGAAAGCCAGCACCTCCAGGTTGAGCGTGATCTCGTCACCTGGCACATGACGCAGCAAGCCCAGAAGATGAGGCTCATCGTCGCGGTAGGCCGCGGCCAGAGCATCCGCAAGCATGCGACCACTCGTGTCGGCGGGAATGCCGGTGACCTGCACCAGTTCAGACGCAGCGATCAAGGCCTGCTCGAACAGGGGATGACCAAGCGACTGGTTGACGATGTCGCTTGTTTTCTGAGGAAGAGGCGCAGTGAGCAAAGCCTCGATCAGTCGCTGGACAGCACCACTGCCCGCACGATCCAGTTCCCGCAGATCCGGATTGGAATCAATCAACTCTTGGGCCGTGCGTGACTTGGTGAGGTCGAGACTGAACCGTTCCTCAAACAGCGGCAACGTGAACGTGAGCCGATCAGCCGCAACGACTGGTTGAGCCAGCACCAACGCCCCCAGAGCAGCCGTCAGTGCAGGGATCCGAAAGTGCTGAACAAACCTCATGCCGCGAGAGGGAGAGTCTCCGGTGGATGCTGCTCCAACACTTTGGCGAGATAACGCCCGGTATGACTGGTTGGATGTTGAGCAACCTCTTCCGGCGTTCCACAGGCCACGATCTGACCGCCGCGATCACCTCCCTCCGGACCCAGGTCAATCAACCAATCCGAGCAGCGAATCACATCGAGATTGTGCTCAATGCAGATAATCGAATTGCCTTTGTCCACCAACCTCTGCATCACATCCATCAACTTGTGCACGTCGTAGAAACTGAGGCCGGTGGTGGGCTCGTCGATGAGATAGAGCGTTTTGCCTGTCGCTCGCCGCGACAACTCCGTGGCCAACTTCACCCGCTGGGCTTCGCCTCCGGACAAGGTGGGTGCCGGCTGACCGAGCTTCACGTATCCAAGACCCACATCCACGAGCGTGCGCAAGCGATCAGCCGCCTGGGGAATTGCCGAGAACACATCCGCAGCTTGTTCCACAGTCATTTGCAGAACGTCAGCGATCGTGTAGCCCTTGTAGGTGACCTGAAGGGTCTCGCGGTTGAACCGTGCTCCCTTACAAACATCACACTGCACGTAGACATCCGGCAGAAAATTCATCTCGATCACGTTCACGCCCTGGCCCTTGCAGGCCTCACAGCGACCGCCCTTGACGTTGAAGCTGAACTGACCCACCTGGTAACCACGGGCCTTGGCTTCCACGGTGGCGGCAAAGACCTGACGAATCGGATCGAACGCACCGGTATAGGTCGCAGGGTTGGAACGAGGCGTCCTGCCAATCGGTGATTGGTCGATCACGATCACCTTGTCGATCGACTTCAGTCCGCGCAGCTCGCCAAGACCGCTGGGGAACGGAACCTTGTGGCCAAGACCATGCTCTAGGGCAGGGTGAAGCAGCTCATTCACCAGGGTGCTCTTGCCGCTGCCACTCACACCGGTGACAGACACCAACCGACCCAGTGGGAACTCCACACTCACATTCTTGAGATTGTTGCGAGAGCAGTCGTTCAGCTTGAGGCTGCGCGTGCCTGCCAAACGGCGTTCAGGAGGGGTGGGAATGCTGCGTTCACCACTGAGGTAGGCCCCTGTGAGGGACTCCTCCGCATTGAGCAGATCCTGCAACGATCCCTCGGCCACGATGTGGCCGCCGTGCACACCGGCACCCGGACCGATGTCCACCACGTGATCAGCGGCTCGAATCGTGTCTTCATCGTGTTCCACCACCACGAGGGTGTTCCCCAGATCACGCAGCCGCTCGAGGGTGGCCAGCAAGCGATCGTTATCGCGCTGATGCAGGCCGATGCTCGGTTCGTCGAGTACGTAGAGAACTCCGGTCAGACCGGCGCCGATCTGGGTGGCCAGGCGGATGCGTTGAGCTTCGCCGCCTGACAGGGTCATGGCCGGCCGATCAAGGCTCAGGTAATCCAGTCCGACGTCGAGGAGAAAGCGCAGGCGCATCCGGATTTCACGCAGCACCAGATCACCGATCTGCATCTGGCGATCGGTGAGAAGCGGTTGCTCGCCCTCAAACGCGCCGACACCCATCAACTGCTCAATCCGTTCCAGGGTCTGCCCCACGCTCACGGCGGTCAGATCGGTGATTCGATAGGGCCCGATGCGAACAGCCAGAGCTTCTGGACGCAGACGCTTTCCAGCACAGCTGGAACAGGGCACCAGTTCCAGATACTTCTCCAGCTTCTGACGCTGGGACTCACCACTGGCGTCACGGAGCTGTCGCTCAAGGATCGGCAGGATGCCCTCAAAGGGGCGGTGATACCCCGTCTGCCCCTTGCGATAACGGCTGTCTGCCTGGATGAGAATGGGATCTCGGCTGCCGTTGAGCAGCACGTCCTGCTGCTCTTCCGTCAGCTCCTGCCAAGGAGTCTTGATCTCGAAACCGAACGCCTCACCGACGGAGTAAAGCAAGGAGAAGTAATAGGAGTTGTCTTTCTCCGCCCAGGGCGCCACAGCGGCGTACACCGGCAGAGAAGGATCAGGAATCACCCGCTCACGGGTGAATTTGCGCAAATGGCCGATGCCGTGACAAGCCTCACAGGCCCCGTAGGGACTGTTGAAAGAGAACAACCGAGGTGACAACTCCTCGATCACTGACCCGTGTTCCGGACAGGCGAAGTTCTCGGAATAGAGACGTTCCCGTTCGAGCCCCTCTGGGAGTTGCTCGTCTTTCTTGGGGACCACCTCAACGATGGCCAGACCATCTCCGCGCTTGAGCGAGGTGCGCAGCGAATCGGTGAGTCGCTCCTGAATACCCTCGCGTGCGACAAGACGATCCACCACCACTTCGATGTTGTGGCTGTGGTTCTTGTCGAGCTCGATGTTGTCGGAGAGTTCGCGCACCTCTCCGTTGATGCGAACCCTGGCGAAACCTTCAGCGGCGAGTCCACTTATCAACTTGGTGTGGGTGCCTTTCTTGCCCCGCACCACCGGTGCCAAAAGCTGATAGCGGGTGCCCTCAGGGAGTGTGAGGATCTGATCGACCATCTCATCAATGGTCTGAGGGCGAATCGGCCGATCACACTTCGGGCAGTGAGGTTCACCAGCGCGACCGAACAGCAGGCGAAGGTAGTCCTGAATCTCTGTGACGGTGCCGACCGTGGAGCGGGGATTGTGACTGGTGGATTTCTGATCGATCGAGATGGCCGGTGAAAGCCCTTCGATGGCATCCACATCCGGCTTGTCCACCTGTCCCAAGAACTGACGGGCGTAGGCGGACAGACTTTCGACGTATCGACGCTGACCCTCGGCAAAGATCGTGTCGAAGGCGAGTGAGCTCTTGCCACTGCCGCTCACGCCGGTGAACACCACCAGCTTGTTGCGGGGGATGGTGACGTCGACGTTCTTGAGATTGTGCTGGCGAGCACCCCGCACGCGGATCACGTCCTCTTCGGACCCAGCGCTCAGGCTGACCGGCTTCGCCGGCGATGAGGCCTTCGAATTGGGAGCGGTGCGCCCCATACGGCTGGATCTCGGGAACTGAGGATTCTACGGAGATCGGATGATGCTTAGGCAGCCTTCTGCTCGAGAAGGCTCGCTGCATAGGCCTGAGCCTCCTGAAGATCGCCGCCAGCCAGTTCCGCCAGCTCCTGTTGACGGGCTTGAGTGTCCCGCAGGTGGGACACCTGCGAGCGGGTCACGCCATCACTGACGGCTTTGCTGACGCGGAAATGATGGTCCGCGGCCGCCGCCACCAGCGGCTGATGGGTCACGCAGAACACCTGACGGTGACGCGACAACGTGCGCAGGAGATCCGCCATGGCACCACTGACGCGTCCACTCACGCCGGTGTCGATCTCATCAAAAAGAAGTGTGCTGGATCCATCCACATCGGCCAGACAAGTCTTCAGCGCCAGCAGAAAACGGGACATCTCACCGCCTGAAGCGACATCAGCGAGCGGTGCCAGGGGCTGCCCTGGATTGGCAGAAAACAGAAACTGCACGGCATCAGCACCACTCTCGCCCGGTTCAGCGGGGTCCACAGCCACTTCAAAACGCACATTGGCCAAACCCATCGGCCGGAGATGCCCCATGAGCTGCTCCTGCAACTGCTCGGCCACGGCCAGACGCCGGATGCGAAGAGCAGCATTGCCTTGATCCCGAACGGCACAAGCAGCAAGCTCCTGGTCACGCAATCGCTCCAGCAGTGCATCAGCGCCGCCGGACTGCTGCCGCTCACGCAGCTCATCGCGTCGCTGAATCAAGGTCTCCAGATCCTGTCCGTGACGTCGTTCAAGACGCTTGAGCTGAGCCAACCTGTCCTGAAGGACGGCCAGACGTTCGGGATCACTCTCCAAGGATGCGCCGTACCCCTCAAGGCCACGAATCAGATCCTGCACACCGGCTTCCAGATCAAGACATCGCTCATTCAGGGATTGGACCGAAGCATCCAGTGCCTGCATCTGCTGGAGTTCATGGGTGCAGGCCACCAAATGATCGAGCGCAGACGGTGCCTGCTCCGCCCCGTCCTGCAGACGCCCGATCAGAAGAGCGAGACCCTCCTGAAGACGCACCCCGTGCACCAAGCGATCCTGCTCAGCTTCCAGCTGCGGGATCTCCCCAGGATCATCGAGGTCCGCACTCTCCAGTTCCACCAGCAGGGCATCCAACTCCTCACGCTGCTGCTCAAGCTGCTGACAATCCGTCTCCGCCTGCTCCAACGCAGATTTACAACGCAACCAGTCCTGCCAGTGGCGGCGGACCTCCGACAGCTCCTGCTCCAGGGGAGCTCCACCGAGATGATCCAGCCAGCGTTTCTGCTGACCGGGACGGGCCAATTGCTGGGTCTGACCTTGCACGGTGAGATCAATCAGCAGAGGACGGAGAGCCAGCAGCTGCTGACGATTGACCATCACACCGTTCAACCTCGATCGACTGGTGAGCCGATCCTCCTGACGTCGCCATTCACGACTGACCACCAGCTCCTCGTCTCCATCAACCAGCTCCTGGTCCTCCAACCAGCGCAGTGCCGCCTTGCCAGGACGAAACGTTGCTTCAATCGCCGCACGCTCACAGCCGGAACGCAGCAATCGTGCCGCCGCACTGGCCTGAACACCTCCCAGTGCGGCATCCAACGCGTCAAGAAGAATCGACTTGCCCGCTCCGGTTTCACCCGTCAGCACAGAAAAGCCACGGTCAAACGCCAGCT
This region of Synechococcus sp. NOUM97013 genomic DNA includes:
- the uvrA gene encoding excinuclease ABC subunit UvrA; its protein translation is MGRTAPNSKASSPAKPVSLSAGSEEDVIRVRGARQHNLKNVDVTIPRNKLVVFTGVSGSGKSSLAFDTIFAEGQRRYVESLSAYARQFLGQVDKPDVDAIEGLSPAISIDQKSTSHNPRSTVGTVTEIQDYLRLLFGRAGEPHCPKCDRPIRPQTIDEMVDQILTLPEGTRYQLLAPVVRGKKGTHTKLISGLAAEGFARVRINGEVRELSDNIELDKNHSHNIEVVVDRLVAREGIQERLTDSLRTSLKRGDGLAIVEVVPKKDEQLPEGLERERLYSENFACPEHGSVIEELSPRLFSFNSPYGACEACHGIGHLRKFTRERVIPDPSLPVYAAVAPWAEKDNSYYFSLLYSVGEAFGFEIKTPWQELTEEQQDVLLNGSRDPILIQADSRYRKGQTGYHRPFEGILPILERQLRDASGESQRQKLEKYLELVPCSSCAGKRLRPEALAVRIGPYRITDLTAVSVGQTLERIEQLMGVGAFEGEQPLLTDRQMQIGDLVLREIRMRLRFLLDVGLDYLSLDRPAMTLSGGEAQRIRLATQIGAGLTGVLYVLDEPSIGLHQRDNDRLLATLERLRDLGNTLVVVEHDEDTIRAADHVVDIGPGAGVHGGHIVAEGSLQDLLNAEESLTGAYLSGERSIPTPPERRLAGTRSLKLNDCSRNNLKNVSVEFPLGRLVSVTGVSGSGKSTLVNELLHPALEHGLGHKVPFPSGLGELRGLKSIDKVIVIDQSPIGRTPRSNPATYTGAFDPIRQVFAATVEAKARGYQVGQFSFNVKGGRCEACKGQGVNVIEMNFLPDVYVQCDVCKGARFNRETLQVTYKGYTIADVLQMTVEQAADVFSAIPQAADRLRTLVDVGLGYVKLGQPAPTLSGGEAQRVKLATELSRRATGKTLYLIDEPTTGLSFYDVHKLMDVMQRLVDKGNSIICIEHNLDVIRCSDWLIDLGPEGGDRGGQIVACGTPEEVAQHPTSHTGRYLAKVLEQHPPETLPLAA
- a CDS encoding HAD family hydrolase; translation: MGLKLLHLHLHGLFRSHDLELGRDADTGGQTLYVLELARSLANRAEVDHVEVVTRLIQDRRMSLDYAQPQESIAPGASIRRFSFGPRRYLRKEQLWPYLDELADQLVRHLQVSENRPDWIHAHYADAGYVGALVSRRLGIPLVFTGHSLGREKLRRLLAAGGDHEQIEQSYSISRRIDAEELALAHADLVITSTRQERDEQYSRYGRFKSERAQVVPPGVDARRFHPLGSADESAEVSELLSSFLRDPDRPPLLAICRADRRKNIPALVEAFGRSALLRERHNLVLVLGTREDSRQMDRQQREVFHQIFELVDRYDLYGSVAYPKQHRRDQVPAIYRWAAARQGLFVNPALTEPFGLTLLEAAASGLPMVATDDGGPREILRRCDNGLLVDVTDLESVQDGLERAGADRNRWRRWSDNGVEAVSRHYSWDAHVCSYMALMQERLKRSNVVTATSQLIQQDSSHSPLGSRLLLLDLDSSLEQPAAEDLQTLRQQLNAPAAQAARTGLGIITGRCLAAARQRFAELHLPDPQVWITQAGTQIHYGQDQVADRFWEAQIGVDWSRVTVEQILADLADHMELQKPENQGQFKVSYLLRQPGPSVLPLIRQRLRQHGQSARPHLRCHWFLDVLPLRASRSEAIRFLSLRWKLPLEQFLVVASQQGDVELVQGLPAAVVPADHDPCLDGCRQQQRVYFANRSRLPGVLEGLQHYRFLSARSRLDQSSI
- a CDS encoding cytochrome B6, with amino-acid sequence MAALQSLITFAFTTAGDAADGLLFGWEIATVQKWVLIYLGVSSLAFVLVWIVGALRTKG
- a CDS encoding alpha/beta fold hydrolase, which encodes MRFVQHFRIPALTAALGALVLAQPVVAADRLTFTLPLFEERFSLDLTKSRTAQELIDSNPDLRELDRAGSGAVQRLIEALLTAPLPQKTSDIVNQSLGHPLFEQALIAASELVQVTGIPADTSGRMLADALAAAYRDDEPHLLGLLRHVPGDEITLNLEVLAFYANRLRRNQDDARALVQQATSATPVSAEVMAGFDSGWNRDQRSVAVAHRGRPLEVTVITPKRSSNGRLVVISHGLWDEPASFEGWAHLLAAHGFAVLLPRHPGSDAEQQRALLQGEQPPPSSEELRLRPMDVSALIDAVDAGQLLSEFSVDTDAVAVVGHSWGATAALQLSGLQTTSRQLAVRCQDPNDPDRNLSWLLQCSWLDGADQGSLADPRVRTAVVVSPPLRLLFDASSGPAMHAKVLLVSGTRDWVVPSDPEAVVPLRNGQPMANGHRIVLASGGDHFNLWAPSDAEEAPVLAPLILAWINEQFGLSDSFRFSTGGWGNERVPLVDVTPNL
- the purT gene encoding formate-dependent phosphoribosylglycinamide formyltransferase, with translation MTTFPATVMLLGSGELGKEVAIAAQRLGCRVIACDRYDNAPAMQVADVAEVLPMTEPEALLEVVRRHRPTVVIPEIEALAVNALAELEDDGITVIPTARATAVTMNRDRIRDLAAGELGLRTARFAYAASAEELHQAAEPLGWPVVVKPVMSSSGKGQSVVERAEDLDQAWEAAMANARGTSAQVIVEEFLRFDLEITLLTIRQREGSTLFCPPIGHEQVNGDYQCSWQPAALSARQLEQAQAMARTVTDNLGGAGLFGVEFFLCGDEVIFSELSPRPHDTGLVTLISQNLSEFELHLRAVLGLPIPAIHCTEAAASRVILADCHGSRVSFEGLEEALSQPDTNVLLFGKAQPRPGRRMGVALARGKDRTEAQAKADRSAAAVTLQIED
- the recN gene encoding DNA repair protein RecN, whose amino-acid sequence is MLTGLRLENIALIDSLELAFDRGFSVLTGETGAGKSILLDALDAALGGVQASAAARLLRSGCERAAIEATFRPGKAALRWLEDQELVDGDEELVVSREWRRQEDRLTSRSRLNGVMVNRQQLLALRPLLIDLTVQGQTQQLARPGQQKRWLDHLGGAPLEQELSEVRRHWQDWLRCKSALEQAETDCQQLEQQREELDALLVELESADLDDPGEIPQLEAEQDRLVHGVRLQEGLALLIGRLQDGAEQAPSALDHLVACTHELQQMQALDASVQSLNERCLDLEAGVQDLIRGLEGYGASLESDPERLAVLQDRLAQLKRLERRHGQDLETLIQRRDELRERQQSGGADALLERLRDQELAACAVRDQGNAALRIRRLAVAEQLQEQLMGHLRPMGLANVRFEVAVDPAEPGESGADAVQFLFSANPGQPLAPLADVASGGEMSRFLLALKTCLADVDGSSTLLFDEIDTGVSGRVSGAMADLLRTLSRHRQVFCVTHQPLVAAAADHHFRVSKAVSDGVTRSQVSHLRDTQARQQELAELAGGDLQEAQAYAASLLEQKAA